The Niastella koreensis GR20-10 genome includes a window with the following:
- a CDS encoding glycoside hydrolase family 88/105 protein codes for MKKINFTLIALLTASQIFSQVKPGNDVNSPLHLLQPDYPVPYGAMSETDIKKVLDKVFTYLDAVTPAQMINRQTGQVVTDASQFDTAYGIKPGDFRLTAYEWGVTYSGMLLAAETSGDTKYSDYVKQRLSFIAKWVPAIKKKVADGTLKGNYVFRQPVDPHALDDAGAVCAAMIKATRSGLNNDLRPQIDNYINYISTKEFRLPDGTLARNRPQKNTLWLDDLYMGIPALAQMGALTGKTSYFDDAVKQIKQFTRRMFDKERGLYMHGWVQEMNPHPMFYWGRANGWAIMAMVELLDVLPANHPGRPFVLQQLQAHAKGLASYQSGSGFWHQLLNREDSYLETSATAIYAYCIAHACNKGWLNAKAFAPMAMLAWNAVTTKVNDKGQVEGVCVGTGMGFDPAFYYHRPVNVYAAHGYGPVLLAGAEMLRLIKGDAFKINDSSLQYVK; via the coding sequence ATGAAGAAGATAAATTTCACATTAATCGCATTACTGACAGCATCCCAAATTTTTTCCCAGGTAAAACCCGGTAACGACGTTAATTCGCCACTGCACCTGTTACAACCCGATTACCCCGTTCCATATGGCGCCATGAGCGAGACCGACATAAAAAAGGTGTTGGATAAAGTATTTACGTACCTGGATGCTGTTACCCCGGCGCAAATGATAAACCGGCAAACAGGGCAGGTGGTAACCGATGCCTCTCAATTTGATACGGCCTATGGTATAAAACCCGGTGATTTCCGGCTCACTGCTTACGAATGGGGGGTAACTTACAGTGGCATGCTGCTGGCGGCCGAAACCAGCGGCGATACCAAATACAGCGATTATGTAAAACAACGCCTGTCGTTTATTGCCAAGTGGGTGCCTGCCATAAAAAAGAAAGTGGCCGATGGTACCTTAAAAGGCAATTATGTTTTTCGCCAACCTGTAGACCCACATGCCCTGGATGATGCCGGCGCCGTATGCGCTGCTATGATCAAGGCTACCCGCAGTGGACTGAACAATGATCTGCGTCCGCAGATTGATAATTACATCAATTACATCAGCACAAAAGAATTTCGTTTGCCCGATGGGACGCTGGCCCGCAACCGTCCACAGAAAAATACCTTGTGGTTAGATGACCTGTATATGGGCATACCCGCGCTGGCCCAAATGGGCGCGCTCACGGGTAAAACAAGTTATTTTGATGATGCGGTAAAACAGATAAAACAATTTACCCGGCGCATGTTCGATAAAGAAAGAGGTTTGTACATGCATGGCTGGGTACAGGAAATGAACCCGCACCCCATGTTTTACTGGGGCCGCGCCAATGGCTGGGCTATTATGGCTATGGTTGAATTGTTGGATGTGTTACCGGCCAATCATCCCGGTCGCCCGTTTGTATTGCAGCAATTACAGGCGCATGCAAAAGGCCTGGCGTCGTATCAATCAGGTTCCGGGTTCTGGCATCAATTGCTGAACCGCGAAGATTCGTACCTGGAAACCTCGGCTACTGCCATTTACGCTTACTGCATTGCCCATGCCTGTAACAAAGGCTGGCTGAACGCAAAAGCCTTTGCGCCCATGGCCATGCTGGCCTGGAACGCCGTTACCACCAAGGTAAATGACAAAGGGCAGGTAGAAGGTGTTTGTGTTGGCACGGGCATGGGATTCGATCCTGCATTCTATTATCATCGCCCGGTAAATGTGTACGCCGCTCACGGCTATGGACCTGTATTGTTAGCCGGTGCAGAAATGTTGCGATTGATAAAGGGAGATGCATTTAAGATAAACGACAGTTCATTACAATACGTAAAATAA
- a CDS encoding FGGY-family carbohydrate kinase translates to MSRIPVIAIFDIGKTNKKLFLFDEQYNIVLEKSEQFAEITDEDGDACEDLTALTNWVRACLQDVFNDARFQVRALNFSTYGASFVHIDKEGKAAAPLYNYLKPYPAGLQEGFYQKYGGEITFSIYTASPVLGNLNSGMQLYRLKYTKPELFERIHYSLHLPQYMSFLVTGRAYSDITSIGCHTGLWNFPQNHYHEWIYREAINEKLANIFPSDQLMHSQFQGQALLTGVGLHDSSAALIPYLFHFTEPFVLLSTGTWCIALNPFNQTRLTYEELQQDCLCYMEYRGKPIKASRLFAGYEHEQQTKRLAAHFNVSPGYYKTVAFNPELLSGDAITAGAGTDSKAAKSAMVQESAFGARDLNSFASYEAAYHRFMADLMTQQVASLNLVLHNSPVKKIFVDGGFSKNPLYMNLLANAFPKHEVYAASMAQASAMGAALAVHSAWNKTNPSSDLIELKAYSLSKV, encoded by the coding sequence ATGAGTAGAATTCCTGTTATAGCGATTTTCGATATTGGAAAAACCAATAAAAAGTTATTCCTGTTTGATGAGCAGTACAACATAGTACTGGAGAAAAGCGAACAGTTTGCAGAAATAACCGATGAAGATGGAGATGCCTGTGAGGACCTGACTGCCCTTACCAACTGGGTGCGGGCCTGTTTACAGGATGTGTTTAACGATGCACGCTTCCAGGTGCGTGCCCTGAACTTCAGTACTTATGGCGCCAGCTTTGTTCATATTGATAAAGAAGGAAAAGCAGCGGCCCCATTGTACAATTACCTGAAACCGTATCCTGCCGGGCTGCAGGAAGGGTTCTACCAGAAATATGGCGGCGAAATAACTTTCTCCATTTATACCGCTTCACCGGTGTTGGGTAACCTCAATTCAGGCATGCAGTTATACCGCCTGAAATACACCAAACCCGAGCTATTCGAACGCATTCACTACTCCTTGCATTTACCGCAATACATGAGCTTCCTGGTAACCGGCCGTGCGTACAGCGATATCACCAGCATTGGCTGTCATACCGGTTTATGGAACTTTCCACAGAATCATTACCACGAATGGATCTACCGCGAGGCCATCAACGAAAAACTGGCGAACATTTTCCCGAGCGACCAGTTGATGCACTCCCAGTTTCAGGGCCAGGCCCTGTTGACCGGGGTAGGCCTGCACGATAGTTCTGCCGCGCTGATCCCTTACCTTTTTCACTTTACCGAACCGTTTGTATTGTTATCAACCGGTACCTGGTGCATTGCATTGAACCCGTTCAACCAAACCCGGTTAACGTATGAAGAGCTGCAGCAGGACTGTTTGTGTTATATGGAATACCGGGGCAAACCCATCAAGGCATCGCGTCTGTTTGCGGGGTATGAACACGAGCAGCAAACAAAACGGCTGGCCGCCCATTTCAATGTATCCCCCGGTTATTATAAAACTGTTGCATTTAATCCCGAGCTGTTATCTGGTGACGCGATAACCGCCGGGGCCGGAACCGATAGCAAGGCTGCAAAGTCTGCCATGGTGCAGGAGAGTGCATTTGGCGCCCGCGATCTCAACAGCTTTGCCAGTTACGAAGCCGCCTATCACCGGTTTATGGCCGATCTTATGACGCAACAGGTGGCCTCGCTGAACCTGGTATTGCATAACAGTCCGGTTAAAAAGATCTTTGTGGATGGCGGTTTCAGCAAGAACCCCTTGTACATGAATTTACTGGCCAATGCATTTCCTAAACACGAGGTGTATGCTGCTTCTATGGCCCAGGCATCGGCCATGGGTGCCGCATTAGCCGTACATTCAGCCTGGAACAAAACCAATCCATCTTCAGATCTCATTGAATTAAAAGCCTATTCGCTATCTAAAGTTTAA